GGGCGTGAGCATGGCGACGGCCAAGGTGTGGGTGGAACGCTGGGAACGACAGCAGCGGCGTTACGCCGTCGACCGCGAGGAACGGTTCACCGTGATCGCCGACATCGTCGAGCACGTCACGGCCGGCCGTGACGGCCCGCTTCTGCTGGACATGGGCAGCGGGCCCGGGTCCCTGGCGGTGCGGCTCGCCGGCCGTCTGCCGGGCGCGGAGATCGTCGCCGTCGACATGGACCCGCTCCTGCTGGAACTCGGCCGTACCCACCACGCGGACGCCGCCCGCTACGTGGAGGCCGTGATCGGCGACGACGGCTGGTGCGACGCGCTGGAACTCGACCGGCCGCTGGACGCGGCCGTCTCGACGACGGCCCTCCACTACCTCCCCGAGCCCACCCTGCTCGGCACCTACCGGCACCTCGCGGCGCTCCTGCGTCCCGGAGGCGTCCTTGTCAACGGCGACCACTTTCCGCAGGACGGCCCCGCCTGCTCGGCGCTCACCGCGCACGTGGGCCGCCGCCGGGCCGAACGGGCGGGCGACCACGGCTGCGAGGACTGGCAGTCCTGGTGGGCCGCCGCGGCCCGCGACCCCGAGCTTGCCGATCTGTTCGCCGAGCGGGAGCGGCGGCAGCGCACCCGAGGCGGCGGTGACGGCGCAGCCGGCCCCCTCAGCGCGGCCGGCCATGCCGAACTGCTGCGGCAGGCCGGCTTTCGCCACGTCGCGCCGGTCTGGCAGGTCGGCGACAGCCAGGTCCTGGTCGCGCTCAAGGACTGATGCGGTGCTGGGCACCGTTCCTGCGCACGGTTCGAGCTCCGGGCGGGGCCGTACTGCTGGTGGGCGTCAGAGGGCGAGGCTCATCAGGATCTCGTCGCGGTCGTCGCCGGGGGCCACGCGCAGCGCCCCCGGCCATCGGCCGACTTCCACCCAGCCCAGCCCCCGGTAGAAGTCCTCAAGGCCCAGACCGGACCTCGCCGTGAGCCTCAGCCGTTCGAGGCCCATCTCGTCGCGGGCGATACCGCGCACTCGGTGCATCAGCGCGGAGCCGAGGCCCTTTCCGCGAAAGCGCGGGTGTGTCTGGAGGTGGTTGACGGTGCCGCAGTGCGCGACGAGCGGGTGCGGGTCGCGGCGGAGGAGCAACCAGCCGGCGACGGCG
The nucleotide sequence above comes from Streptomyces sp. TS71-3. Encoded proteins:
- a CDS encoding trans-aconitate 2-methyltransferase; this translates as MGVSMATAKVWVERWERQQRRYAVDREERFTVIADIVEHVTAGRDGPLLLDMGSGPGSLAVRLAGRLPGAEIVAVDMDPLLLELGRTHHADAARYVEAVIGDDGWCDALELDRPLDAAVSTTALHYLPEPTLLGTYRHLAALLRPGGVLVNGDHFPQDGPACSALTAHVGRRRAERAGDHGCEDWQSWWAAAARDPELADLFAERERRQRTRGGGDGAAGPLSAAGHAELLRQAGFRHVAPVWQVGDSQVLVALKD
- a CDS encoding GNAT family N-acetyltransferase is translated as MATHETVKAPELTQFSQAAEVGPALRQELVDCWVAVVNTGGAVIPHGVPVPPLGTREVRPVLDEIAEGLDPGRSRMLVATGEGAVAGWLLLRRDPHPLVAHCGTVNHLQTHPRFRGKGLGSALMHRVRGIARDEMGLERLRLTARSGLGLEDFYRGLGWVEVGRWPGALRVAPGDDRDEILMSLAL